ggtaatcggacatttaattaaattaataaattctttaacaactataattaaatcaactattttctgtttaatttagttatgaaaataactaattttgaattaatcggaaaatacatattgatttaattatacaattaaagaaatttattattttaagtgtcattaaaatattctataaaatataaactttgacactataaatagcccttcaacatgaagagaggaGGATTTGGAGactagagaagaagaagaagaaatcacttcagcaagatcactctcgacaagtcccgaagtctctcaaatccacgaagaatcatcaagcggccaaatcgctcgttcttcatcaaatccaaatccaacctcaagtccacaaagaatcatcaagcggctcaatcgctcgttctttatcaaatccaaatccaaatccaacctcaagtccacgaagaatcatcaagcggccaaatcgctcgttcttcatcaaatccaaatccaacctcaagtccacgaagatcataaaatccacgaagaatcatcaagcggccaaatcgctcgttcttcatcaaatccaaatccaacctcaagtccacgaagaatcatcaagcggccaaatcgctcgttcttcgtcaaatccaaatccaaatcaaactcaaattctcaagatcaagtgcacgtcacccttgagccaagtcatatacggagatagaatcagaggagttcctaaaaattgtaaccccgcgcttgatattcaataaattagatttatttgtacacgtgtctgcattctcttattggttttcagattACCGTTCTACAGTTGTATCAAGAACAACTAGCCCAAAAACTTCTTCCTGGGGTAGTAAGACCATCAAGGTTACAAGATGGAGATGCAGGGCAAGAGCTTCTTCATCTAGCGGATCTGACATCACAGAATTTGATCTATACGATCTTATGGGCATCGATAGCTCTTCGGATCATTCTGAAATAAGAAGAGCATACCGGACACTCCAGAAGAAGTGTCACCCCGACATCGCTGGCGCAGCAGGCCACGACATGGCCATCATTCTCAATGAAGCATATGCTCTTCTCTCTGATCCTAATCAGCGCCACGCTTATGATAAGGTCCATATCATCACGTACAGTTGCTTAGCCATTACCTACTGCatgcttgtaatctttctgTATCTTTTAACCTATGATCAACTAATTACATATGCAGGAGCACTCAAAAATTGCAGAGCTCCAAGGTTACTCAGGGAAGCCTCTTTCCTCGTCGTGGTATGGTTCAGAGACCGGAGAACGAGCAGTTTTCGTGGATGAAGTCAAGTGTACAGGTTGCTTGAAATGTGCGTTATGTGCTGAAAAGACTTTTCCAATTGAATCTGTGTATGGAAGAGCCAGAGTTGTCGGACAGTGCTGAACACAAAATTCAACAGGCTATACAGGCTTGTCCTGTTGATTGCATCTCGTAAGTATCTCTTCATTGAATCCAAAAACCACATTAAGAAGCAGCAAGGCTTCACTTCAATCCCTTACACACACTTAAGACTACCTTCGtttctttattgattgatcaATCAATGGATTATATGTAGATATGTGGAGAGGTCGAACTTAGCAGCCGTGGAATTTCTGATGTCGAAACAGCCGCGCGGCAATGTAAGAATTGGAATGGGGAATTCCGCAGGAAACAGTCtatgaaattatgaataaTATCCTTTGCAATCCCATATAAGGTGAAGCAGGACATTCCAATTCAGAGAATTACTGTGAAAATGATGATCAGACCTTGAAAGGTTTACAAAACATAAATCAGGACAGTTTTAGAGGATGAACAAGCTATCCGAAATCGTCTCCATGCATGTAATTAACAAGCCCGGCATCTCTATCAGGATGTACGTACATGCACTAGGCTCTGGCACGTTGTCGCTTGATCTTGGAGTTCCTGATCGCTGACATAGTCTCGCTGTTGGTCCGCCGGAAAAATGTTTCTCAACTTCCAGTCGTACGCAGATGACCTTTTAGTCTTAGAGGTCGGCGATGCATAGGCATAGCAAAACTGCTCCCATATATGCGGCATCGATCAACTTGTTGAAAACTTGATATAAGTCACGTAGCTTCAACCTAGCTCGCAGAGGGAGTCGTCGTTCCACGTAATAGTGGACTTATATTCAATTATCTTCTCCTCCGTAGCCTCGAGGTCTcgttgattaattaattacgtCTAATTCTAAACAGAAGATCGAAGTGGAACTTATTGTGAGCCCACTTAATTTGGAAGCGAAACAAATGGGAGTCATCGTCTCCAGCATGATCCTCGATCGAACTTTCTCTTGAGTGATGTGAGGTTGTCGAACTATCCGAAAACTTGGAGGGCTAGCTATGCCTGCTAGTTAATTTGTCCGAGTAGCAGTAGCTGTTGAAAGTACTGATCCCGGTTCAAATCCAAATACAAACTAAACTGAGTCATGATGATCATCCATTGCTTGCGCAGCAGACTTTGATTCCACCAGTACATGCATTCTACCAGACATGTATTGCATTTTTCGTTCACAAAATGTGTTATATCAGAAGAGAGAAAAACCTTATAATCAACACGATCTTACAACAATATCCTCAACCACTAAACCAATGATATTACAACAATGGAAAACAGTACCACATTGATACATTTAGTTTCAAAATCCACAAGATAGGGTCTAGTACTCCACTTTGAATATACATTAGTTTTATGTCTCTCAGTTGTTCACAAGTTGACCGAAGATGATTTGTATGTCACCTTGCACTTCAAATTCTGATGATTAGCAATCGCTCTGCAACCTCGGTGGCGtaaaaattcaacaaaatatCCTGAATTTTGGCCAAACCCTATTGACTGTCACAGTCCAAGCAATAGATGATGACATGCAGTTGGAGATACAAAAAAAGGACATGTGTTCTAAGTTTCTAACAGTAACCCTTGCCGCTATGATGAAAGTCTTCCCAGTAGGATTCCACTGCAAATAATTGCACCAAACCACTTGTTCGACACAAACCTATAACCAAGACAAGGGAGAATGATAAGCCACGGTTATAGTGTTAAATGATCTAACAAGTCAATAATTCTCCCCAATAATATTATCATTTCAGAGACAGAAAAACTGTTGCACAATACACTATCAGAAACCATCAAAAGTAAAACGCACACATCCCCACCTTTTAACTTAgcaaattaaattgatatctAGTTACAATACATACTTTCTATTGCAATCAAGCCTGGATGAAAGGTCAACTGTCCATATCTGCCAAGCTAATTGTCCAGATGCAGCCGCCAAAAGTGCATAATATGGCCAGCCTGTTCCATGGATAACAGTTTCGGTGTGGGAGcagaaagaagaaggaaaagtaGGTTGAAGTTCCAATAAAAGTAACTATAAAAAAACCTTCGATATATTAGAAATAAGAGGAAATAGAAATGAAACGAAAGACAAGATGGCACAACCAATTTCGGCATTATATCCACTAAGGGCAAGACTACTGATGCACAAGATTCCAAACTCAGCAATCCACTCCTTGGTTGAATCACCAAACCTCAAAGCGGTAGATTTGACACCAACCTTCAGATCATCTTCTTTATCCTGCAAACattgaaataaaaaacaacTCTTTTTGATTAGACTGCACTGGAAAGTTAGTTGCTCCTACACATATCTAACTACCAGAAAAATTATACTCATCTTCATAGGTATTTCCATATTCTGGAAACTTGTTCAGAAGCTAAAgccattttatttttttatataatatagaagAGGGGAAAGAAAACAATAGTGCATATATTCATTACATATTTCTGGTACCTGATGTGCATATATCGTATCATATACAAGTGTCCAAAATACTCCGGATATGTACAATGGAAGTACTATAGCTGGATCAATGCTCCCTTTCACTGCAGCCCATCCTAACAAAGCTCCCCAGTTAAAAGTCAAACCTAGGAATGCTTGAGGCTGCCGAAAGTATCGTACCATTTATCAATCACTTGGTAAATTTTAAGAAAAgtagtccattgtctacttcAGGTAAAACATAAAATCAAATTACTTACCCAGAATGTAAACCTTTTCATGAGTGGATAGGAGAAAACTAGCAACAAAGACGAAGCCCCCAGAACACAGCTGTCAATATGAATACAATATCCCACTCTTCATATGTTCGGACTCACTGGTGACTTATCCAGAATTAAGGACTCAAAGTGAGGAATTTGAAAAGTATGTAGAACAAATATCAAAAGCCCCAGGCATtgtttttaaggaaatttagTACATGATTTTAGAGCTTTCATCCTCAACAGAAGCCGTAAATGCCTCTAACGGTATGAGAACCCAACAATGGCAACTCAAAGGGCACTAACCTATAATTATTCAGTTGGAGAAGAATCCCAAGACCCAAAAGCAATTGAAATCCAAGAAAACACAATCCTTCAAAAGGTGTCAAAAGACCACTCGCTACTGGCCGCGACTTTGTACGTTCCACCTAAATTACAGCTCTTTGATCAGGAAAATTTAGGAACTTGTATATGTCTACAGAagcaaggaaaaaaaagtttCAACTTTTAAACTCGGAAAATTTCCTCATCTTCAATTTCCATATCAATTATCAGCCATTTCATTTAATATTACCCAGGTGTTAagcattttattttgaaaaaacAGAGCAACTCTCAGTTGATCCCTGCCATTCAAAACTCTAACATTTTCATATGCACACCACCATGTCTAAGCAGAAAATCGATAATGTACTTCAGCACAAGTGACCGGTCACCAGCATAAAAGGGTCATCAAACTCAACAGAAATGCATGGTCGATGATTATTACCATGGTGTCAATATCCCGATCAAGGAGATCATTTACCGTACATCCAGCACCCCTTAAAAGCAAAGCCCCACATCCAAATAGTGTCAACATCTTAAAATCAGGAATGTGTCCAGGACTCGCTGCCAATGTTATTGACCTGCACAAACAATCAAGCATGTATCTCACTTCATTAATTTCAATAATTAGTTCCTCACTTTTTTAGTTCAACCAAGCCAAATCGCTACCTTTGAACGAGTGATGTAGTAAAAAGTTGTCTTACTTTTCTATTCTAGTAAACCAAATCGCTATCACTCCAATCAAACAAACAATGCGGTAAAACAGAAAAGCTGCTAAGCCATATGATACTAAAATAGATTACTTATCACTTACTACAAACAAGTTCAAGCAATGcagtaaaaaaaataactgCCTTAGTTTTACTCAACTAACCCaaattgctttcactccaccaaACTAACTATGCAGTAAAAAAAACATCCTTTACAGTTCAACTATGTGAAATTGAAGCATTGCTTACCACATACAAGGCCAAGCAAGCAACCAGGTGCCTATGGGCTTGTCGAGGCGAGCCAGCTTAGCATAAGGGCGGGCCAGTTTGGGCAAATAAGCGTCGATCCAATAAGCTTTGGGTTTCTGGTAATCGCTGTCGTCCTTGTTAGAAGAAGTCGAGTTCGATAGGTGCTTTATGAGCCTGAGATCAGAATCGAGATATCTAGGAATCCAACGGTGCCTGAGATTGATTGGAATCAAAGGAGCTTCTGTATTAGGGTTTGGTTTGGTGATTGTGTGATAGGTAGAGACTGCAGAGATATGGGAGCGAGAGAGTGAAGGCATCGGAAGCCTACGCGAAGCACGAGACAGCACCCGAAACGGCGTCATTGCAATACTCTTGTCAAGCACTCAGAGACCTGGACAACCCAACTATTTTTCAAAACTAGGTTAGAGTGCCGCACTTTGCAGCGGCCTCAAATTTACTGAGAACAGGGTCTGTTCCAACTATTACATTAGATATAATTTTGAGATGGAGATGTATATATTGCTCCATTAGTCCTTCATGTGCTGCCAGATTTTACTGAGCACAGAAAAAAGCCACAGAGATGAACTGCATAAATTAttgagaaaaaataaaaccatAAAAAATCATGCAATAAAAATCAAGTACAAATTTTATTGATACTCGGTATGATTTATGTGTGCAATTAAAACAATAAGCaaccaaaatgacaaaaaccaATTAGCTCTCCACTTCCTGATGGACATGAACACAAAGAAAAGCCAACAAAAGCACCAAAACTGAGAATACTGTGTGACTATCAAACTGTAAATTTCAATTCAACCAAGTAATTATTAATTCTCATTGTATCAGAACTTTAAAGCTCCTATCTCTTGcctaattattttaaatatagtgTACTAGAGAAGGACGACATGAATAGCTATATCATTCTTAAAAATGAGGTGACCAGTAATGATCTAACTGAAACTAGACTATCCAAGCATGCCCTAGCATAGGTAAAATCCAGGAGCCCAAGGCACAAATGAGACACAACATTGTGATGACTTTCAGTAATGTCAAGGGAAACCCTGTTGTTGGTGGTTAGTATTCTTCGATAAATGCATTACACGAACCGAAACCAAGTGATGAATCTCAAAAGAAAACTCTTTTCACAgtgaaaacataaacaaacaaactaaACACACTAATGGCTATTCTCTCATTCTAACACAAATGCAGCAAGAAGATTACACATTTAACAACTAACATCACCCACCACCAAGTTTAATcgatttgtttaatttttttggtcAGTTCAAATCGTTTTTCAGAGGTCAGTAACTTGGTATCATTCTTACGCAGATAAGTAACCCTTCATAATCTGAAGATGTAGAAATAACAGAAGAGAACAAGTAAAGCTTGAAACTTTCGATGgtaaaaaacatatataaccaGATAAATTAAACAGTAATTAC
This is a stretch of genomic DNA from Argentina anserina chromosome 4, drPotAnse1.1, whole genome shotgun sequence. It encodes these proteins:
- the LOC126790347 gene encoding 4-hydroxybenzoate polyprenyltransferase, mitochondrial-like — protein: MTPFRVLSRASRRLPMPSLSRSHISAVSTYHTITKPNPNTEAPLIPINLRHRWIPRYLDSDLRLIKHLSNSTSSNKDDSDYQKPKAYWIDAYLPKLARPYAKLARLDKPIGTWLLAWPCMWSITLAASPGHIPDFKMLTLFGCGALLLRGAGCTVNDLLDRDIDTMVERTKSRPVASGLLTPFEGLCFLGFQLLLGLGILLQLNNYSCVLGASSLLLVFSYPLMKRFTFWPQAFLGLTFNWGALLGWAAVKGSIDPAIVLPLYISGVFWTLVYDTIYAHQDKEDDLKVGVKSTALRFGDSTKEWIAEFGILCISSLALSGYNAEIGWPYYALLAAASGQLAWQIWTVDLSSRLDCNRKFVSNKWFGAIICSGILLGRLSS